The following coding sequences are from one Ornithodoros turicata isolate Travis chromosome 1, ASM3712646v1, whole genome shotgun sequence window:
- the LOC135378233 gene encoding zinc finger and BTB domain-containing protein 24-like: MLVVLGPLVLLLQLPAKYHKVSLHSMDDADDDTHLCLRCRSTITGLQQYIIHRKGHCSANKQVEPEPQIITRSPVHHYEPSPLRADDFFSSLELQSIQVTVTGNNAAAKSVQADDDFDEADDSDSDLYPPRTHTGGKWKPGWRPDSSTWKSIQSPTKQFQDLPGKSEGSDFYCMPCDRRYRDKYSFIRHISTWYHIKRSGGKLSPCKKSSRNKSSKFTDIIDGLLAKDTRKGSDERTRTRRNSKPSLPYSAEPEVRQRAETDEFPTYAYRSENRPLYIQCLDPTEVIGPTHCSADIGEKQNHRETMSESALSEGTNVQRNGEMQKERFSPRDISPIKLDMNNLPPSPSDELKATPKSTKAKAEVTKTSCPYCSKVVNKLYMKFHLFTHTGEQPFQCHLCGRTFAHRSTLSTHIKHHLGLKRYACSQCPFRAVRPSMLRRHQKSIHSTGVCARTLYCHVCGLAHYNQQSLRQHILRHNLDSLHNCCDTTYGDEQALLCDTCGFSTANMHQLIRHKRKHTGERPFKCELCNFSSSRSGPLQRHLRIHTGAKPYKCPHCDYACSSQENVRKHILKTKKHAGKKMYICSECAFDTNQFSAFKDHLQSEHGHQRTQLSSAVSLTVGRSPENKVEETISGMQGDVNIAKGMETVTEASIATSEVPLSQATSFEIMSRESCNLEITSQSDLQEFRTTELGVVDGYLPLTSPVHQIPSIAKDPSSVDHTENRRELSACLTSSPQKMPLKNPYLLEPSREPPVFYVSSSDFSGLGSSLETATLDSFLPVRSPLLKTYRPNITNTPVENSVSIEPVDPANCVLLPELHEQLGVQATDTVGVTQLDGNNAVYICMPLNGP, encoded by the coding sequence ATGTTAGTGGTGCTAGGGCCCCTGGTGCTACTGCTACAGTTACCAGCAAAATACCATAAAGTTAGTTTACATTCGATGGATGACGCAGACGACGACACACACCTGTGCCTTCGATGCAGATCTACGATTACTGGTCTTCAACAATACATAATCCACCGCAAAGGACATTGTAGCGCAAACAAGCAAGTTGAACCGGAGCCTCAAATAATTACACGCTCGCCTGTGCATCATTACGAGCCTTCACCACTACGCGCTGACGACTTTTTTTCGTCACTTGAGCTGCAAAGTATtcaagttacagttacagggAACAATGCAGCTGCTAAGTCAGTTCAGGCAGACGACGATTTTGATGAAGCTGACGACAGCGATAGCGATTTGTACCCACCGCGTACACACACTGGCGGAAAGTGGAAGCCAGGTTGGCGGCCGGACAGCAGTACCTGGAAAAGCATTCAATCTCCGACGAAGCAGTTTCAGGACTTACCTGGGAAAAGCGAGGGCAGCGACTTTTATTGCATGCCTTGCGATCGGCGCTACCGCGACAAGTACAGTTTCATTCGTCATATAAGCACGTGGTATCACATCAAAAGGTCTGGAGGAAAACTGTCCCCTTGCAAAAAGAGTAGCAGAAACAAATCATCGAAGTTCACCGATATTATTGATGGGCTACTAGCTAAGGACACACGAAAAGGCAGTGATGAGAGGACTAGAACGAGAAGAAATAGTAAACCTTCACTGCCATATTCGGCAGAACCAGAAGTGCGTCAGAGGGCAGAGACTGATGAGTTTCCTACATACGCTTACAGGTCAGAAAATCGGCCTTTGTACATACAGTGTTTGGATCCCACAGAGGTGATAGGCCCGACACACTGTTCTGCGGATATTGGTGAGAAGCAAAACCACCGGGAAACGATGTCAGAGTCTGCTCTGTCTGAAGGCACAAACGTACAAAGGAATGGAGAAATGCAAAAAGAGCGTTTCTCACCACGTGATATTAGCCCCATTAAACTTGACATGAATAATTTACCACCGTCACCAAGTGATGAACTGAAAGCAACACCAAAAAGCACAAAAGCAAAGGCAGAAGTCACAAAAACATCTTGTCCCTACTGCAGTAAGGTTGTGAACAAACTCTATATGAAGTTTCATCTATTCACGCACACCGGAGAACAACCATTTCAGTGCCATCTCTGTGGTCGGACATTTGCACATAGAAGCACACTCTCGACACACATCAAACATCATTTGGGGTTGAAACGTTACGCATGCAGTCAGTGCCCCTTCCGTGCGGTACGGCCTAGTATGCTGAGGCGTCACCAAAAATCTATTCACAGTACTGGCGTCTGCGCACGAACCCTCTATTGTCATGTCTGTGGATTAGCGCACTATAACCAACAGAGTTTGAGACAACACATTTTGAGGCATAATCTAGATTCCCTTCACAACTGCTGTGACACAACTTACGGGGATGAGCAAGCTCTTTTGTGTGACACATGCGGTTTCAGCACAGCCAACATGCACCAGCTGATCAGACACAAGCGGAAGCATACTGGAGAACGTCCATTCAAGTGTGAGCTCTGCAACTTTAGCTCGTCTCGAAGCGGCCCACTGCAGCGCCACCTGAGGATCCACACAGGTGCGAAACCATATAAATGTCCACACTGCGACTATGCGTGTAGCTCACAAGAGAATGTCCGTAAGCACATACTCAAGACAAAGAAGCATGCAGGTAAAAAGATGTATATTTGTTCAGAATGTGCCTTTGATACCAATCAATTCAGTGCATTCAAGGATCACCTGCAAAGTGAGCATGGCCATCAACGAACACAACTTTCGAGTGCCGTGTCACTTACAGTGGGCAGAAGCCCCGAAAACAAGGTGGAGGAGACCATCAGTGGCATGCAAGGCGACGTAAATATAGCTAAAGGTATGGAAACTGTGACAGAAGCCAGCATAGCAACATCAGAGGTGCCACTATCACAAGCAACATCCTTCGAAATAATGTCTCGAGAGTCATGCAATCTGGAAATTACATCGCAGTCTGATTTACAAGAGTTCAGAACAACGGAGCTAGGGGTGGTTGACGGTTACCTGCCACTGACGTCACCAGTTCACCAGATACCCAGCATAGCAAAAGATCCCTCCTCTGTGGACCACACAGAGAACAGAAGAGAACTTTCGGCGTGCCTCACTTCGTCTCCACAGAAGATGCCACTGAAAAACCCATATTTGCTGGAGCCCTCAAGAGAACCACCGGTTTTCTACGTCTCTTCATCTGATTTCAGCGGACTTGGAAGCTCTCTCGAGACTGCAACATTGGACAGTTTTTTGCCTGTAAGATCTCCTTTGTTGAAAACATACAGGCCAAACATTACAAACACACCGGTCGAGAATTCTGTGTCTATCGAGCCCGTAGACCCAGCAAACTGTGTTCTTCTCCCGGAGTTACATGAGCAGTTGGGGGTGCAGGCAACTGACACAGTTGGGGTCACACAACTTGATGGCAACAATGCTGTGTACATATGTATGCCTCTGAATGGCCCCTGA
- the LOC135378234 gene encoding valacyclovir hydrolase-like isoform X2, with protein sequence MLPLVKAVFKRSIRNSSLIRGSIKLRMSTGLPQTSATKAPGRKLDIFGYTVHYEVVGVGGRPVILLPGAIGSSRTDFAPQLEKLDRNKFTLVAWDPPGYGFSRPPERTFPPDFYSRDATVAARLMKELGHEKYSVIGWSDGGITGLVLAAMCPEQVDKLVVFGAQAYVTEHDLQLIEATRDISKWSDRMKAPMISLYGEAYFQELWSNYCTFYGTILSIHGGDICRKELSKIKCPTLIIHGEKDPLVPREHPAYLLKNIAKSTLSIMPEGKHNLHLRYADQFNKEVTEFIES encoded by the exons ATGTTACCTTTAGTAAAAGCTGTGTTTAAGCGCAGCATTCGAAATTCGTCATTGATTAGAGGTAGTATAAAGTTGCGTATGAGCACGGGACTACCACAAACCAGTGCCACGAA AGCACCTGGCCGCAAATTAGACATTTTTGGCTACACAGTTCATTACGAGGTTGTTGGAGTCGGTGGACGGCCTGTCATACTTCTGCCAGGAGCCATTG GATCAAGCCGCACAGACTTTGCACCGCAACTAGAAAAATTGGACAGGAACAAGTTTACGCTGGTTGCCTGGGATCCTCCTGGCTATGGTTTCAGCAGACCACCTGAGAGAACATTTCCACCTGACTTTTACAGCAGAGATGCTACTGTGGCTGCAAGGCTCATGAAG GAACTGGGTCACGAGAAATACTCAGTCATCGGATGGAGTGATGGTGGCATCACTGGTCTGGTTCTTGCCGCCATGTGTCCAGAGCAAGTTGACAAGCTGGTCGTATTTGGTGCTCAAGCATATGTCACTGAACATGATCTCCAGTTGATCGAAG CCACCAGAGATATCTCAAAATGGAGTGATCGTATGAAGGCACCCATGATTTCCCTCTATGGAGAAGCTTATTTCCAGGAACTGTGGTCAAATTACTGTACCTTCTATGGCACGATTCTCAGCATACATGGCGGGGACATCTGCAGGAAAGAACTGTCCAAAATCAAGTGCCCTACTCTCATAATTCACGGAGAAAAGGACCCATTGGTGCCACGCGAGCATCCAGCCTACTTGTTGAAAAACATAGCAAAGTCCAC GCTGTCCATAATGCCAGAAGGGAAGCATAACCTCCATCTACGGTATGCTGATCAATTCAATAAGGAAGTGACAGAATTTATTGAGAGCTAG
- the LOC135378234 gene encoding valacyclovir hydrolase-like isoform X1: MLKACAAAAAGRADCNESFVIDCAHNGTARTTDLGVHAKCSRAPGRKLDIFGYTVHYEVVGVGGRPVILLPGAIGSSRTDFAPQLEKLDRNKFTLVAWDPPGYGFSRPPERTFPPDFYSRDATVAARLMKELGHEKYSVIGWSDGGITGLVLAAMCPEQVDKLVVFGAQAYVTEHDLQLIEATRDISKWSDRMKAPMISLYGEAYFQELWSNYCTFYGTILSIHGGDICRKELSKIKCPTLIIHGEKDPLVPREHPAYLLKNIAKSTLSIMPEGKHNLHLRYADQFNKEVTEFIES; this comes from the exons ATGCTCAAAGCATGCGCAGCCGCCGCAGCGGGGAGGGCCGATTGTAACGAAAGTTTCGTAATAGACTGTGCGCACAACGGCACAGCCCGCACAACTGACCTTGGTGTGCATGCAAAATGTTCAAG AGCACCTGGCCGCAAATTAGACATTTTTGGCTACACAGTTCATTACGAGGTTGTTGGAGTCGGTGGACGGCCTGTCATACTTCTGCCAGGAGCCATTG GATCAAGCCGCACAGACTTTGCACCGCAACTAGAAAAATTGGACAGGAACAAGTTTACGCTGGTTGCCTGGGATCCTCCTGGCTATGGTTTCAGCAGACCACCTGAGAGAACATTTCCACCTGACTTTTACAGCAGAGATGCTACTGTGGCTGCAAGGCTCATGAAG GAACTGGGTCACGAGAAATACTCAGTCATCGGATGGAGTGATGGTGGCATCACTGGTCTGGTTCTTGCCGCCATGTGTCCAGAGCAAGTTGACAAGCTGGTCGTATTTGGTGCTCAAGCATATGTCACTGAACATGATCTCCAGTTGATCGAAG CCACCAGAGATATCTCAAAATGGAGTGATCGTATGAAGGCACCCATGATTTCCCTCTATGGAGAAGCTTATTTCCAGGAACTGTGGTCAAATTACTGTACCTTCTATGGCACGATTCTCAGCATACATGGCGGGGACATCTGCAGGAAAGAACTGTCCAAAATCAAGTGCCCTACTCTCATAATTCACGGAGAAAAGGACCCATTGGTGCCACGCGAGCATCCAGCCTACTTGTTGAAAAACATAGCAAAGTCCAC GCTGTCCATAATGCCAGAAGGGAAGCATAACCTCCATCTACGGTATGCTGATCAATTCAATAAGGAAGTGACAGAATTTATTGAGAGCTAG